A stretch of the Papaver somniferum cultivar HN1 chromosome 6, ASM357369v1, whole genome shotgun sequence genome encodes the following:
- the LOC113288712 gene encoding CDK5RAP1-like protein: MASSLSSFSSLLNQPHSSIFIKIQKYRYLNLCFLSNKTHFNPSYSPLRTLRCTSSLNFPRNFSQFQPSSSSTTNSNIKNGPSLHDFISRAVAAASDVQPAALPVTPISTSEVLPRGRIYHETYGCQMNINDMEIVLAIMKKSGYDEIVAEPESAEVIFINTCAIRDNAEQKVWQRLNYFWFLKRQWKGNVATGRSVSKHPPKVVVLGCMAERLKDKILDSDKMVDVVCGPDAYRDLPRLLEEVDYGQKGINTLLSLEETYADISPVRVAKNSISAFVSVMRGCNNMCSFCIVPFTRGRERSRPVESIVREVGELSNEGVKEIMLLGQNVNSYNDASGLESDAEPDATWALSEGFSSRCKVKKTGLRFADLLDRLSIEFPEIRFRYTSPHPKDFPDEFLYLMRDRHNICKSIHLPAQTGSTTVLERMRRGYTREAYLDLVQKIRRIVPDVGISSDFICGFCGETEDEHADTISLLKAVGYDMAYMFAYSMREKTHAHRNYTDDVPEDVKQRRLAEMIQTFRETTGQCYDSQVGTVQLVLVEGPNKRAPETELIGKSDRGHRVIFKNVPIPHFTENGEKQLAKVGDFVEVRILKSTTASLFGESLAVTKLSSFYESPDVAVACSGRT, from the exons ATGGCTTCCTCCCTTTCCTCCTTCTCATCTCTTCTAAACCAACCACATTCATCAATCTTCATCAAAATCCAGAAATATCGTTATCTTAATCTCTGTTTCCTCTCAAACAAAACCCATTTTAACCCTTCTTATTCTCCTCTTCGAACACTCAGATGTACTTCTTCTCTAAATTTCCCCAGAAACTTTTCACAATtccaaccttcttcttcttccaccaccaATAGCAACATCAAAAATGGTCCAAGTCTCCATGATTTCATCTCTCGTGCCGTAGCTGCTGCTTCAGATGTTCAACCAGCTGCACT TCCAGTTACTCCAATATCTACTTCAGAAGTTCTACCAAGGGGTCGTATATACCATGAGACATATGGATGTCAAATGAATATTAATGATATGGAAATTGTCTTAGCAATTATGAAGAAATCTGGATATGATGAAATTGTAGCAGAACCCGAGAGTGCAGAAGTCATTTTTATTAATACTTGTGCAATTAGGGACAATGCTGAGCAGAAAGTATGGCAGAGGCTTAATTATTTCTGGTTTCTTAAGCGACAATGGAAGGGAAATGTTGCTACTGGAAGGTCTGTGTCAAAGCATCCTCCTAAAGTAGTTGTGTTAGGGTGTATGGCGGAGAGGTTGAAAGATAAAATACTTGATTCAGATAAAATGGTTGATGTTGTTTGCGGGCCTGATGCTTATAGGGATTTACCGCGTTTATTAGAAGAGGTTGATTATGGTCAAAAGGGGATTAACACTCTTCTTTCCCTTGAAGAAACTTATGCCGATATTAGTCCAGTTAGAGTCGCAAAGAACTCGATTTCTGCATTTGTGTCTGTGATGAGGGGTTGCAATAATATGTGTTCCTTTTGCATTGTGCCTTTCACAAGAGGAAGAGAGCGATCGCGTCCTGTGGAATCGATCGTGAGAGAGGTAGGCGAGCTTTCGAATGAGGGGGTGAAGGAGATAATGCTTCTTGGTCAGAATGTGAATAGCTACAATGATGCTTCTGGCCTTGAAAGTGATGCTGAACCAGACGCTACATGGGCATTAAGTGAGGGGTTTTCCAGCAGGTGCAAGGTCAAGAAGACGGGATTGCGCTTCGCTGATCTTTTGGATAGATTGTCAATTGAGTTTCCTGAGATTCGGTTCAGATATACATCTCCACATCCCAAAGATTTCCCAGATGAATTTCTGTATTTAATGCGAGACAGGCATAATATTTGCAAGAGCATCCATTTGCCTGCTCAAACAGGGAGTACAACAGTACTTGAAAGAATGCGCCGGGGATACACCAGGGAAGCATACTTAGATCTCGTGCAAAAAATTCGGCGAATCGTGCCTGATGTTGGGATTAGCAGTGATTTCATATGTG GATTTTGTGGAGAAACAGAAGACGAACATGCTGACACAATAAGCCTTCTAAAAGCTGTTGGTTATGATATGGCATACATGTTTGCATATAGCATGAGAGAGAAAACCCATGCCCACAGAAATTACACTGACGATGTACCCGAAGATGTGAAGCAGAGAAGGTTGGCTGAAATGATCCAGACATTCCGTGAAACGACTGGTCAGTGCTACGACTCCCAAGTTGGAACCGTCCAACTTGTATTAGTTGAAGGACCTAACAAGCGAGCTCCAGAGACAGAGCTTATTGGCAAGAGTGACAGAGGTCATAGAGTAATTTTCAAAAATGTTCCAATCCCACATTTCACTGAAAATGGTGAGAAACAGCTTGCAAAAGTCGGTGATTTCGTCGAAGTTCGGATTTTGAAATCAACAACAGCTTCACTATTTGGAGAATCACTTGCTGTAACAAAATTAAGCTCGTTTTATGAGAGTCCAGATGTAGCTGTTGCTTGTTCAGGCAGAACTTGA